CCAGCACCGGATGTATCGGATGATGCCCCACCAGAAGAGCTTGTTGCATTTGTACCAGTTGTAGATGCAATGGCGTTTGCTTTAGCTTTCGATGTTGCTAGACTATCTCCATCACCCGTAACGCCCTCTTTATCTTTCCAAAACGAGCTGAAATCTAAATCCAATGATCGGCGTTTCTTAATCGGCGTCAGTGATGACGACATTGTCGATTGTGTCTGATTCAGCTTGGTATTGGCTCCATTGCTACTATTGGCTTTAGTTTCATCATCTAGTGATAGGATATTTCCTAGTAAATTCGTTACTGATTCCATTCTCTTGACTCGGTTGTGACGTGTATCACGTAGAGGTAATCGAGATTGTTGTGGCTGtggttgtagttgttgcaattggGTGTTATCACTTGGTACGAGATCCGATACAGATTGAGTTGATTTGGATAGCAATGTCTTGGtactcttcttcttcctcgTACCACCAATCACAGAGAACTTCGTCGTTATGAAAGGATCAAAAGGAGTCTatatgatgaattgatgaagaggtATATATGCTAACTATATCTCTTGTAAGCTTAGTAAAGATGGGTTATTGGTGGTCTTTGTGGGGGATTTGTTTGAAGTGATCTTGGCTGCTTATGAGTGacttattttttttttagcAGCAACTGCAAAACTCACCTAAGAGGGTTAGACCCCATTCACCATCAATACACTAAACCAGTACAGCTATACATGGAGCAATGGTGAATACACGAACGAAGAAAGCGTAGTTATAAGGCGTCAGATGACTATAGTACAGGTACTTTTTCATTCCATTTTAATAATACATAAAGAAAGGTTTTACATTTTTCAgcattgattcaattgcaGCAGTGAATACAACTTCAACGGtattgattcatcaaatgacGCAGGTGGTGTCATATATGCAGCAGCCTCCTTACCAACAGCAGCCACTGTAGCAGATGTGTCTAATGCTGACGCATTTGTAGAGGAGCCACCTCTTGGTCGTTTTAACTTCCGTCCGTCTTCTTTATGTTCCACTTTCTTTTCTAGTTTCACCCTTGGTTCTCGTTTCAATGATGGCTGTTTCTTCTGGCTCTGTTGCTGTGAAGATGACgatcttttcctttttttgGTTGGGGTATCAGGTGGAGTTAAAATATCATTTGTTATCTCTTGTTTAATTCGTATCGGTGATGTAGATGACGGTGAGCATAACTCAGCCGATCCAGATTCCACTTTAATTTGAACACTCTTGTTCTCCTGTTTCACTTTAACATCTTCAGtctcttcatctttctcttgtttCACGATCAATTTATATGCATCACTAGGCATAGGTATCTCTTCATGGGCTTTattctttaatttctttgaaTCCAATTGTTCTTGAGTCAAGAATAAATCGGGTATTTCTGCCTTCAATATCCGTATGAACTGATCACAATCACACAATATTTCATAATCCACATATTGATGCCACATTTTACTTAAATTTGTCTTGTTGACAAACAAAACTTTACCTCCACGTTCATGAATTTGTTTACTTAAACTCTTGACTAGTTTCTTTACACCATCTACTTTCAAAGAAGTACCCATTATGATCAATAAATCAGGCttacttttcaaatcattagTTAATCCTTGACTTAGGATCTCCAGTTGTCGATGATTTTCTCCATAAAGTACAATATCTGGTCTTAGCAAACCAATGTGTCCTGTCATTCTTTTCCCTTGGTATAATCGTTGTTGATACTTGTTGTAACAATTGGAACATTCTGGATTGACGCCTTGATTAAACATGGTTTTAAATTCACTATTCCattcaaattcagcaaAACAATTAGTACATGATAATTTATGCAAGTTTCCATGTAGCTGAACCACATCCAAGttattccaaaattgacGAAATTTACCTGCACCAGTACCAGCACCACTAGCTTTTTgctcattttcaaaatccaGTTGATTAATCCCCAAGTTTAAATTTACATTTTGTTCCAAAGaatcaatattttgagTATAACATCGCAACAATTTTCCCTTATCCTTTAAATGCTTTAAAAATTTATGAGACTCAGTTGGTTTAGCCAATAAGCTATAATGGTATAATCGTTCCATAAAAGTacaaaaaatttccaatgaAGTTTCATCACGAAATaaattgatatcaaatAAATCCTGTCCTCGTACAATTTGTTTAGGATATTTATGTTTGACCATGTTGTATAAACCATTTTCGGATCGGAAATCGGGTATTCCTGCATTACACAGGATTCCTGCTCCCGTGATCACGGTTGTctttttggatttggagATGTAGCGAATAGCTTCATTTAGTTTAATTGAACATTCAGCAGTTATTTTGTTACTACCGTCATCAAGATTTATGGTATGCATTGTGTGGGGGCAGACTCAGTTGTAGTTGCTGTGGGTGAATGTTGGTAAAATATGAGACACCGGTATCACCTCAATGAGTAGGAAGAATGGTAAGCAGCAATAGAAAATGTAGCTGTTGTCGTTATTGTTGCCCTAGAGGTGTTCAATTGCAATGGTTGCTAATTGTGGTGTAAAGTGACaataatacaaaaaaaaacttcTTTCCTAAGATGATCTCAGTTTATTCCAAAAAGGGCAAAAGGAGTGTAGTAAATAGGTTAGCAGCTAGGGTATATTGGCTCTCTTAAGAAGATAAATAGTGTTTGCCCAAGTGTCTTTTAAAGTCTCCTTGGCTTCCCTCTTCTGATTGAATATTGATGgtctttttttctctcttctGTGGTACAAAAGTGACATTCCTGTATATAAACataacaaattgaatttaacTTAATTGGgaacaaatcaaaacataAGGAGACATATACAGAAGAAGACACTAAAACACGATCAAAATATTATACATCAAAACTATAACCACATTAACACAGTATTTCTATGCACTTTGACTATTAACGGCCAATTCCATAATTAATCTAGTAGCCAAATGCAAGAAAGGGTATGCTGAAAAACTACCAACTTCATCCAAATCTTGATGTCTATGAGGATCTCTAACTGCactcttttcttcattattACTTATTCCTGCTTGGTCCTCTTCCAGTTCCCATccatcaaatttaaaatcaACTAGGTAATTATTGGGCTCTAATTGAAATAATTGTATttgcatcttcatcaaattggGAGTTCTACTTTGTGCTTCATCACTTGTGGTGTTCGTGTTGACGTCATATTTCCAACGAACTCGTATAGTCCATAACTCCTCTTCTGTAGGTTTCGCCCATTCAGCACCtaaattcttcaatgcACGATATATTTCTCCCATTACATCCAAAGGATATGATCTTGACCTTATACCAAAATGCCATCTAGTTTTAGATTTCTTAGTTGGTGTGggttgatattgttgttgtgggtTTGCTTGGTGTTCACTCATAAATGCTCGATGAATCGATGGTAAACTAGTTGGTAATAtggcaattgttgaattagGAAGCTGCGATAGATCAGGTAC
The Candida orthopsilosis Co 90-125, chromosome 5 draft sequence genome window above contains:
- a CDS encoding Hst3 histone H3 K56 (H3K56) deacetylase, with protein sequence MHTINLDDGSNKITAECSIKLNEAIRYISKSKKTTVITGAGISCNAGIPDFRSENGLYNMVKHKYPKQIVRGQDLFDINLFRDETSLEIFCTFMERLYHYSLLAKPTESHKFLKHLKDKGKLLRCYTQNIDSLEQNVNLNLGINQSDFENEQKASGAGTGAGKFRQFWNNLDVVQLHGNLHKLSCTNCFAEFEWNSEFKTMFNQGVNPECSNCYNKYQQRLYQGKRMTGHIGLLRPDIVLYGENHRQSEILSQGLTNDLKSKPDLLIIMGTSLKVDGVKKLVKSLSKQIHERGGKVLFVNKTNLSKMWHQYVDYEILCDCDQFIRILKAEIPDLFLTQEQLDSKKLKNKAHEEIPMPSDAYKLIVKQEKDEETEDVKVKQENKSVQIKVESGSAELCSPSSTSPIRIKQEITNDILTPPDTPTKKRKRSSSSQQQSQKKQPSLKREPRVKLEKKVEHKEDGRKLKRPRGGSSTNASALDTSATVAAVGKEAAAYMTPPASFDESIPLKLYSSSQLNQC